The nucleotide window ACTCATTTGCCCCAACATCCAATACTGCTTACTGACACGATGACAGATTAATACCCTCGGCTACGTCAAACTCCTGACTGTATTAGTCAAGTATATACCCCAAGCCTGGGTCAACTATAAGCACAAGTCTACGGCTGGCTGGAGTATCTACCCCATGCTCCTCGATTTCGCTGGAGGCTGGCTATCCCTAGCACAGCTGTGTATTGATTCTGCGTTGGAGAATGATTGGGGTGGAGTAACGGGCAATCCTGTCAAGTTCGGTCTTGGAAACATTACAATCGTGTTTGATATCATCTTTATGATCCAGCATTACGTGCTATATCGGCACGTTGAGAAGAACAAGGAGGAGGATGAAGAAGAGCGACAGAGACTTGTAGGCAATGAGCTGGAGTAACGACTTAGAAACAAATATTCCAACGTATACATTTTCGTCTTACATCGGCTTTAATACAAGCCCCGGTGTCGACTAGGATACCGCGTCAACACAACTGCGAAAGGATGCCCCGCACTAACCTTCTGTCAATCCCGCAACTTCCCCACATGGTTTCCACATTGCCTTGAGCCGTTCCGGGAGAACATATACCCAGGATATCCAGATTTTAAAATCTACAAATAAACATACGCATGACTCTACACCTTGAGGTTCAATACAATTGATCGTTCCACAAAGCAAAATGCCACCAAACTGGGACCGATTAATCCGCTTCATCGCAACAGACGACCGCGAACTGCGGGGTCAACCCATCCTACCTTCCCCCGACTTCGACGTCGGCACAACGACCAAAGAAACAAAACTCAAAGCAAATGTCATCTCTGTTAAAAACAACGACATCTTCGACCCAGCTACGGCCGTCACCGATGAAGTCGTCACCGTCAAGAAACTTCTCGGACCTGTGACGCAACAAGAGGTGCCAATAATCCGATGCATAGGACTAAACTTTATAAAACACAGTACTTACTTACCCCCATCCCATCTCCCCCCCAAACAACCCCCCAAGCTTACTCCCACTACAGTCCAAGAAGGCGGCCGAACCCTCCCCCCCTACCCCACCACCTTCATAAAAGCAAACACCTCCCTCAGTGACCACGCCTCCCCAATCATAATCCCAAAAATCGCCCAGGACAACCAAGCCGACTACGAAGGCGAACTCTGCTTCATCATCTCACGTGACGCAAAAGACGTCCTCGCCTCCTCCGCCCGCTCCTACATCGGCGCCTACCTCGCCGGCAACGACGTCAGCTCGCGGAAACTCCAACGCGACCCCCTCCTCGCAGGCACAGTCCCGCAGTGGAATTTCAGCAAAGGCTTCGACACCTTTGCGCCGCTCGGCCCCCAACTCGTCAACAGCGCCGTCGTCGGCGATGTTAACCGGTTGGAGTTGCGAACGACGGTGAATGGCGAGGTGAGACAGCAGAGTGGGATAGAGGATTTATTGTTCAAagtggaggagttggtgaGTTATTTTAGTCAGGGGACGACGTTGAAGAAGGGCACGGTTTTTATGACGGGGACTTGTGCGGGGGTCGGGTATGCGATGGCAGAGCCGCAGTTTTTGAAACCGGGGGATGTGGTTGAGGTTAGGATTTGGCCTGAGGTGGGGACTTTGAGAAATTGGGTTGAGTTTGCTTAGGAAGGGGGGTGGGAGGGGTGAGAGGGGAGGGGTGACAGCGATGGTGTGGGTAAACATCTGGTATTCTGTTCTCAATAGGTGTGTCTGACGTCTACAATGATTCTTGCGTACTAGGGCGTTGAGTATGTCATGTCACCCGAGTGTTTACTTAGGCAGGGGTTGAGAGGAAGCAGAGAGGGGAGGAGAAAATGCCGCATAGATCTACATATGTACTGTTTTAATCCCGCACGCAACTTGAGTACTGAATATTCGAGAGCATGCCCATCTACCCGCACCACCCCCTCCCACTCTCTTTGTTTTTAGAACGCATCTTCCATAAAATTTGTCACACAGGGCTTTGCCAAAGGATTCGTCTGTATTGCGATATTTTGCTTGGCCGGATTTCAACTGCCCATGTCGTCGGCTCGGCTCGGCTCAACGCTGCTTGTCTAGCGGACGGACTTCCAAACAGCTGATCGGTATTGTATGTAAGTTTGAACGACGTCATGCATGAGCGGCGTATGTGACATGTACTCTTACAGGTTTGCTTAGGGCAATCATGGTGATGTGTGCGTGTGGTGTGCTCAAAAAGTGAATGTTCAGGAAATTTGTAAAGTGTGTATCGTAAGGTTATATCGTTGATTCATTGACATTCTATAAACTATAAACTAACTTTTACTCGTTGCAGGCTGCCGGATTAGACACAACCTGCAACCACATCATAGTCATGCTTCTATTATGCATTCGCGATACAATAGGACACAGTCTCTTTCGCCTCCGCCTCACCGCTTGAGCCTTTCCCTGAACACACATCCATCTAAGCCTTATCCTTCTCTTGCATATCCTCGGTACCCGCGGTGGAAGAGTTACTACTGTAATACCTTCCAAACACACGGTCCTCAATCTCCATGTTCTTGTCCACCTTGCCAGTGCCGTTCTTTGCCGCCTTACGACGGAAGTAAACACGCTTGCACCACTTCCAGGACTCGATACCGGCAAAGAAGATTCCACTCTCGATGAACACGATACCCCACTCCCAGTCGATGGGCGCATGCTTGAACACAACTGTGTTGAGCACCGGGATATAGATGAGCGGGAACAGCGTAACAAAGCCAATCATGACCGCCCAGAACAAGAACTGGTTCCTCCACACGTCAATCATCCATTGCGTGAAGTAGCGTTTGCTACCGGGTTGCATGCGGAAGAAGGATCGGCGCATATCGATCATTTCCCATGCCAAAAACAGGGCAAACCACGTCAAACAAGCAAATGTGCAGGCGCGGGCTCGGAATACCAGTTCACAGGACTCTGAGTAGGTTTCGTTGCAGCCCTGGCCGAGTTCTCCGTCGCCAAAACCAAAGACTACGAGCACGAAACTGGCGAGACAGAGGAGTGTGATCCAGAGACCGTATACGATCATGTCGACGAGGAACTCTAGCGTGAAGATACCCGTCTTGAGGGATTGGGGCGGTCGGTTCAAAATATCGGGGACAGCGCGCTCAAATCCGAGACCCATATCGGGAAGACCGGAGGTAGCCATGATGATCCAGACGACTTGTACGGGAGCAAGAGGGAAGACAGAGAGACCGGTACGGTCTTTGAACGCGAGACCGACAAGGAGAGTACCGGCTTGTGCCACGTTCTCTGCGAGCACGTGAAGCACGAATTTTTGAATGTTGTCAAAGATACGACGACCTTCTTCAATAGCAGCGAGGATAGAGGCAAAGTTGTCGTCTGTGAGAACGATATCGgatgcttcctttgctacGTCGGATCCAGCTTGACCCATGGCGATACCGACGTCGGCACGCTTGAGAGAGGGGGAGTCGTTTACACCGTCACCAGTCATGGCGCAGAAGCGGCCGCGGCGGTGGAGAGCTTCAATCATACGGACTTTTGTGCTGGGGGCACAGCGGGCGACGACGAGGGGCAAGACGGCGAGTTCGTCGACTTGGTCATCGGTGAGCTCGTCGAATTCAGAGGCGGTCATTACGAGGGATCTGGCGATGTCGCCGGAGATCTTGCGGTAGCGGTCTGGAGAGGGGAGGATGCCGACTTCGATCGCAATGGCCTTCGCGGTTTCGGGGTGATCTCCAGTCAACATATGGACCTCAATACCAGCTTCGTGGCACTGGCGTACAGCGACAGCGGACTCAGGACGAGGAGGATCGTAAAGACCGATCAAACCACGGAAAACAAGCTCAGACTCAACCGAAGTACGTTGAACCTCCGCACCCTTTTCAACATCAGCGGGATACCTCTTGCTAGCCAGAGCCAAAACACGGAGTCCAAGACCAGCAAGAGCCTGCATGTGAGACAGAATCTCCTCGCGGAACTCATCAGTAACGGGCATGGATTGCTCCTTTCCGTCGGCCAGGTAGGTGGTACAGCTTTGAATAACGCGCTCGACAGCTCCCTTGGTGAAGGCATAGTTGCCGCTGGCGTGCTTCATGATAACAGACATGCGCTTGACGTCGGAGTCGAAAGGAAGTTCAACAAGATCCTCCCACTGAGGCGAGTCGCCCTTGACAAGGTTACTACGATTCATACCAAAGCGAGCGGCAAAGACCTGAATGGCGATCTCTGTAGGGTCTCCGTGTGCCTCCCAAGCTCCTTCGTTGTTCTGTTTGACAGCAGCGAGGTTGGCAAGGGAAGCAACCTTGAGGAATTCTCCGAATCCGGTGACATTGTGGCCATCAAGCTTATCAACGGGGATGAG belongs to Pyrenophora tritici-repentis strain M4 chromosome 10, whole genome shotgun sequence and includes:
- a CDS encoding fumarylacetoacetate hydrolase family protein, which encodes MPPNWDRLIRFIATDDRELRGQPILPSPDFDVGTTTKETKLKANVISVKNNDIFDPATAVTDEVVTVKKLLGPVTQQEVPIIRCIGLNFIKHIQEGGRTLPPYPTTFIKANTSLSDHASPIIIPKIAQDNQADYEGELCFIISRDAKDVLASSARSYIGAYLAGNDVSSRKLQRDPLLAGTVPQWNFSKGFDTFAPLGPQLVNSAVVGDVNRLELRTTVNGEVRQQSGIEDLLFKVEELVSYFSQGTTLKKGTVFMTGTCAGVGYAMAEPQFLKPGDVVEVRIWPEVGTLRNWVEFA
- a CDS encoding MgtA, Cation transport ATPase; amino-acid sequence: MAKKANALEGHVSGQANKPMSKPAHSLTLQQVVDELKTEEWSGLSDAEAKRRVEEYGSNELGEAESVSPIKILIAQVANAMTLVLILAMAVSFGIKSWIEGGVVAFVIGLNIVVGFFQEWSAEKTMDSLRNLSSPTARLIRSGQQVTVPSAEVVPGDVIEVKVGDTIPADMRVFEAVNFETDEALLTGESLPVRKQEDATFDEKTGPGDRLNVAYSSSSVTKGRAKGIVFATGAYTEIGAIAAQLRETKSKVRPVKRKENGKAKPHRYLEAYTLTTTDAIGRFLGLNVGTPLQKKLSKLAVLLFFIAVVCAIIVLAANKFSSRQEVIIYAVATGLSMIPASLVVVLTITMAAGTKSMVTRNVIVRNLKSLEALGGVTDICSDKTGTLTQGKMIARGAWIPGVGTYTIEDSTAPQDPTVGNVRFGSAAPSHMDLKSGGEKCGDLIPVDKLDGHNVTGFGEFLKVASLANLAAVKQNNEGAWEAHGDPTEIAIQVFAARFGMNRSNLVKGDSPQWEDLVELPFDSDVKRMSVIMKHASGNYAFTKGAVERVIQSCTTYLADGKEQSMPVTDEFREEILSHMQALAGLGLRVLALASKRYPADVEKGAEVQRTSVESELVFRGLIGLYDPPRPESAVAVRQCHEAGIEVHMLTGDHPETAKAIAIEVGILPSPDRYRKISGDIARSLVMTASEFDELTDDQVDELAVLPLVVARCAPSTKVRMIEALHRRGRFCAMTGDGVNDSPSLKRADVGIAMGQAGSDVAKEASDIVLTDDNFASILAAIEEGRRIFDNIQKFVLHVLAENVAQAGTLLVGLAFKDRTGLSVFPLAPVQVVWIIMATSGLPDMGLGFERAVPDILNRPPQSLKTGIFTLEFLVDMIVYGLWITLLCLASFVLVVFGFGDGELGQGCNETYSESCELVFRARACTFACLTWFALFLAWEMIDMRRSFFRMQPGSKRYFTQWMIDVWRNQFLFWAVMIGFVTLFPLIYIPVLNTVVFKHAPIDWEWGIVFIESGIFFAGIESWKWCKRVYFRRKAAKNGTGKVDKNMEIEDRVFGRYYSSNSSTAGTEDMQEKDKA